The genomic window TTCCCGCAGGATTAGCAACTTCAGTAAAAGGATTTTAGGCTTTTGGAAAGCCGAGTGTAGGCTCATCTGTGGGTATTGCTCTTTGCTCTGTTGTTCTTCCAGTGGTTATCTGGGCTCTGtgtaattttctagaaaatagaCAAGGAGTCAGCCACCTGGGTGAGAGTTCATAGCTCAGATTCAACTACTAATGGAGCCACCTGTTAGAATCAGACCATGAGTTCTCCCCGGGGAATGTGGACAAGTGGGCAGGATTTGTTCCAGGCCCTAGTTGGAGGCAGCAGCTGCCAGCCTCCACACTCATCCAGAGTATATAAAGTCCAGGTGTTGTGTCAGGATGGCCAAGTGGTGTCAGGCGCCAGACTCCAGCTCCTGCTTCCCAGAGAAGAATGCAGGTGAGGGCAGCCCTTGAACATACCGCGCCCTGACCTCAGAGACTTGGCCAAAGGAGCACAGAAGGCCTCGCAGCCCTATTAGTGGGGGGCCTATGACTGGGTAGATGCATCCTGCTCTTGGGCTGTAGGTTGTCCAAAACTGGTACCAGAGGCTGAAACTGGGAAGAGACCTCGTTAAGAATCCTAGGAGAGCGCTTCGGGCAGTAGCCTCTGGCAAGAGCCATTTCTTGGCCTAATGTGGAGGGTCTGCCTGCCCTGGCCTAGCTACTGTACTGTCATCTGATTTCAATAATGTGTTCCTCCTTTTTTCCCAGGGACTCCAGGGAAATGTCTGGCGACCATTTTTGTGGAGCCTGTCTCTGTAGAAGCTAAAAACTTGCCCAGTGCTAAGCCCTTCTCCCTTTCCAGGCCTGGCACCAAGTCTCCCGGGTTTGTCTCTCAGCCCAGTGGCTGTCAAACCTGGTATCTAaagtctccttttccttctttttgttatttgCCGCACCTCTTGCATTTAGTATAGATCTCTTTGCTGGTAGCTGGAAGTGAATCCTAGGAGAGGCGGCTATGTCCCTGCAGCAGTGAGCAGCATGTGGTGTGCATAGGCCTCAGGTCAAAATGGGCTGATAATGCACTCCTCCCTCTACAGGTGTGCGACTCTGACACCGTGCTGGATCCAGCCTGCACCATCGAGATGCTTCGAGTCCTGGAGGAGGACCCCCAAGTAGGGGGAGTTGGAGGAGATGTACAAGTAAGAAGTAATCAGGGACTCCTGGGGGGTAGGGCCTAGACTCTTCTTCCTAATACAGTGAATATGCCTGGAAAATGAGCGTCCTGAATGTCTAgtattttggaagtgtgtgggggggagggttcTTCTTGGACAGTTTTCACTAGTATCAAAGAACTCACTTGCTACCCCATCCCTATCCTGCTCTTTTTCAAcctgaggaaaaaggaaatcactAAAGGTATGTAGAGAGCCTATGGTGCTGGGAGGGGCTCAGTATCCTGAGGCTACTGATCACGGAGGGTGCTGCTTTTTGGGGGCACTGGCGCAGCAAGCACCTCCAAAGTTGGACCCTTCAGAAAACCCTTGTTCTTCAGGAAGTTGCCCTGAATGGTTAAGAACAGGGCAGTATGGTTAAGAATAAGGGGCCACATCTTCCTCCAGAGGGTACTGCTGGTGACACACCAAGTCTTCCTGAGAAGCTTTCCGAGTGCAGAAGGGTCAGGATAGGGGGCTGGGGTGATGAGCTGCATATTCAAGCCTTCTCTCTGCCACCATCCAGTTGTTTGCTGAGATGGAAGGTGGCTTTCGCTGTTAGAGCAACTTCACTGGGCCAGTCAGTGCACACCACAGTGAGAGTGACTGGGTGTGGTTGGCTCCTCCGAGCCTCAGGTTTTCTAGCTTTGGCTGGGTTAGGACTGATGGCCAGGAGTTTGAGCGATGGGATTCAGAACTCAGGGTAAGGAGGCTTCATGGTCTCTGCTGTCTATCTCCTGGGGCTCAAGTCCTCAGGTGAGGAGGCCCAGCATCTCCGGTTCCCTTGCAGATCCTCAACAAGTATGACTCGTGGATCTCCTTCCTGAGCAGTGTGCGGTACTGGATGGCCTTCAACGTGGAGCGGGCCTGCCAGTCCTACTTTGGCTGCGTGCAGTGTATTAGTGGGCCTTTGGGCATGTACCGCAACAGCCTCCTCCAGCAATTCCTGGAGGACTGGTACCATCAGAAGTTCCTGGGCAGCAAGTGCAGCTTCGGAGATGACCGCCACCTCACCAACCGAGTCCTGAGCCTCGGCTACCGGACTAAGTATACAGCACGCTCCAAGTGCCTCACAGAGACTCCCACCAAGTACCTCCGGTGGCTCAACCAGCAGACCCGCTGGAGCAAGTCTTACTTCCGAGAGTGGCTCTACAACTCTCTGTGGTTCCATAAGCACCACCTCTGGATGACCTACGAATCAGTGGTCACAggtttcttccccttcttcctcattgccacagTCATACAGCTTTTCTACAGAGGCCGCATCTGGAATATTCTCCTCTTCCTGCTGACGGTGCAGCTGGTGGGCATTATCAAGGCTACCTATGCCTGCTTCCTTCGGGGCAATGCAGAAATGATCTTCATGTCCCTCTATTCCCTTCTGTATATGTCCAGCCTCCTGCCAGCCAAGATCTTTGCCATTGCTACCATCAACAAGTCTGGCTGGGGCACCTCTGGCCGAAAAAACCATCGTGGTGAACTTCATTGGCCTCATCCCTGTGTCCATCTGGGTGGCAGTCCTTCTAGGGGGACTGGCCTACACAGCGTATTGCCAGGATCTGTTCAGCGAGACAGAGCTAGCCTTCCTGGTCTCTGGGGCCATCCTGTATGGCTGCTACTGGGTAGCCCTCCTCATGTTGTATCTGGCCATCATCGCCCGGCGATGTGGGAAGAAGCCAGAGCAGTACAGCCTAGCTTATGCTGAGGTGTGACACGGCCCCCAAGCAGAGTGGGAAAAGTGCAATGGgtaagggagggaaggggaatggaagagaaaagatggggtgggagggaggagggagtgctGTTTTAGTTGTCAATGGTCCAAAGGACAAATCTGAAGTGCAAAGAATGGTGACTGTACTATGGCCTGGGGCAGTTCTGCTTAGAGGCAACACCTTTCCAGCTCAGGGGGCGACTTGTTTTCATGCCGCCTGTCTGTTGGCCTCTGCGTGTGTCATGGCCTCTGGGAAAGATTCCACTTCCTGCCCCGGGATCCAAAGGCAACCCAGAAGTGTGCTAAAACAATTAGTTCCAATCAGTGGCAACTTCTGATAGGTAAGTGAGCAATGACAGCCTGCGGGAAGGGGTTCTCTTAGCCCATCTGAACACAACCAGAGGTGGTGGGAGAATTTGAGAGATCTGGGCTGGCTAGTATgtgtcccccaccctcacccccaaatcTAGCTATCAATGCAATAAGATTGTGCCTGATACAAGGCCCAGAAGCCTGATCTTTGGGCATCAGAAAACAGGGTCCAGGAATGGTGCTTTATTACATGACATACTCCATTCCACATCTCAACATCCCAAGGATGAGCCAAACTAGCAGAGAGTTAGCACTGAACTCCTtttaagtgtgtatgtgtatatacatatatgttaaaaatgaaagtttgccAGGAGGAACAAAGATTGGTGGTTGTGCTAAAGGCCATGGCTTATATGGGGGCCTTAGGCTGAATGTAGCTCACCTGAAAACTGCCCGACATCGAGATGAGCTTGTCTGTGATCTCTGCTGGGGAGAGGAAAGGTTTTGGTCATCTACCAGAAAGATTAAACCCCAACATGCTCAGAAAAGAAGTGAGGGCTTGGGTACCTGATCCTGCACACTCCTGAATTCCTCTCTCAAACTCAGCTCTGAGTCTAAGACAGCCTCCACTTGGCTTGCTTCAAGGTGATGCACCAAGTCACCTCGTCCACCTTCCTTCTCATTTGGTAAGTTTTTCAAGTTAGCAACTGAGGCAGAGTCTGGACTCTCATAGCCCCTCTGCAATAAGCAACCCTGTCCTCAGCAGGTGGGGGGAAAAATGATTAGGAGCCTCTGACCAAATTAGCCACAATCTTGGAAGTGCTTATACAGATTCCTTAGCAGCTGGCTAAGCGTGCATGACTTTCAGGCTACAGATCTTGACAATCATGTCCAGTGAAAACCTTTTCAGTGTTGCCTAAGTGAAGCCTCCAATCCAAGCTGGTCATCTTTGAAACTGTCCATTCTCTTCAGTGGCTTCTCAAGGAGATTATTACAGCCAAGTTGTGGATAGTCATTATTGCATTTGCTTCTTTCCAGAAACCAAGCTTGGAGATGGAATTGGTTCCTAAATCCTAAggttcttgttttctctctcacgCCCCTTGAAGCTTTTATTTCTCTgccctttggggggggggggagcgaggGAAAGCATTTTCTAGACATTTGCAATCCACAGACAATTCTCAGCTCTTGAGTTTGAAACTGGGAATCTTGACTAACCCTTTGACTTAGGGGTTGCTTGCTTGCAGGTGTACTTGTGCTCTCCGAATGTCCATTCTTAGCAGGGCCTGCTAGCCCCTCAGAACCAGCACTGAAGTTGACAGGAGTTGAAGGGGCAAGACTCTAGTGTGCCCAGGTGCTTCCTACACAGGAACAAAGTGTGCTCTGAGCCACAGATTGGCAAACCCTGGTGCTTTCCTTCATCTCCCATGAACGCAAGGGTTTTCCAGGTGCAACCAACATCGCTACATCACACAGACCTCGAGCTTCTGAGAAGATTGCTGGCCGGTGTTGGGTCCAACCCATGAAGGCTGGGAAGAGGCAGCAGGCATTTGCTAAAGGCGGTTGTTCCAGGCTCTTGCGTGTTTTTGCTGGCCAAGTAAACTATTTTGAGCACTACAATGGAGGAAATCCGGTCAGCCAGCCAACTGCAGAGCTCACACTTAACTAAGGGCTTGTTTTTCTTCAGCTTTTACTTGAAGGTTAATGTCGGATGGATTTCCAGATGGAGAACTGGTTGTCCTACCATCAGCTCTGCCTTGCACTGTGGTTTTCAACTGTGCTCAGAACAAGGGTAGGCAGGTACAAGTAGTGGGCCCACAACGTTTGACCTCGACTGGTTTTTCTAagttattttgtacatttttcagCAGCGAAACCAAACTGGGTCTTCAGCTTTATCCCCGTTTCTTGCAAGGGAAGAGCCTTTATATACAACTGGACACATTTtggtttttcctcattgagaatTTTAAGCCTTTTGTATTCTTTCTACAATAATttgtaaacatatttatttttactttttgtttttgttttttacttttcaggTCAAAATTTTATACTGCACTTGTCAAAATAAAGATTCTCACATAATGCTGGTTATCTCTGGACTACTTCTTCCTTAAACTGGTTTATTCCATTTCCAAAGAGGTACTTGAGATAGAAATGGTTTTGTCAAGGTAGTTGCAGTGGAACTCAAAACAGGTAAGTGTTCACAGCTGCCTCTGGACCTGGGGAATACAGCAGGCCCACTTTACTGTTAACTGCACACCTACAACAGCCCAACTTTTGTTGAAGGTGGGCAAGGTCTCTGGTGAAATCACTGGCAGACAAGGGAGTCCTGGCTAAGGTAAAGGTCACTATTTCCTCCTTGAGTGACAGCATTTTATCTGGCAGATAATACAGGACTGTGGCCAGTCTAAAACAATGAAAAGCACTGGGTAAAATTCCTTTCCTGTGGAAACAGGTAACTGAATGGAGTGACATTGGCAGCCCTCTCATcccatttattaaagaaacagtAAGAAAAGATACAATGCAGGAAAAACACCAACCATCCTTTCACCTCAGGCTGAACGAAGCACAGTGATTTCTCCccttcatccccccaccccctaccccagtTCCCATATTCCCATTGACGTCAGTTTAAATTTTGAGGTTCTTTGATCGGGAGTACTAGTGGAGAGGGAATTAGGTGAGCGGTGGAGCCTTGATTCTGGCCTCCTCTGAGTCCCAGGAGAAGGAAGCTGCAGGCCCAGTTAATCAAGCAAAATTGTATTTGGTGGGTCTTTGAAGTGGTTGCCCACCTCCCTGTTCTGTGTTCAAGCCCTCAGGGAAAGGTATGGCAGTAGAGGATGACCAGGTCCAAGCTGCCCAGGGCAGAGCTGCTGAAGCATGGTCCATTCACCATTGCAACAGTTCTAGAGAGCAGTGAGCTGATTCTCCAGTGGTGAGCAGAGGACTACATATGAATTGGGACCTGCAGGCCAATGTATCCCTGAGGAAAAGTCCACAAGAACAATTCAAGAAACTAGTAAGAAACAAGGGGCAGAAAGCTGTGGGACAAAAGCACAGCAGGCTTCTGGAGGGCTGGAGATCCTTTCTCTCAAGGTCAGGATCATTCCCACCTGCAGTAGTCCATCTCTCACAAGTAACATTTCACCTTCAGTCAAGAAAGAAGCGGAGGAAAAAGATGGCTCATTTGAACTTGAGCCCCAGCTATGGTACTTCAGACTGTAGCTCCAGATCTACCCTTTTACCTAAAACACAGCTCCTGCCCAGAACCACGGTGCCTGGAAACCAGAGTGGTCCTGGAGAGAAAAGTGTTTAAGGGGGTAACATTCCATTTGGGTACATTGCAGCCATAGGACCCCCTGGTCTGGGGAAAGCAGCTGGGTTTGTGCCTGGGAGGTTCCCCACTCTAGGAAATGGGACCAAAGTCTTGCTCACGGGGCCATTCATCCTTGGAAAGGAAGCCGGGTTTAGACCCAGGGTCCCAGTTGGCCTTGCAAAAGGAGCTGGGTTGATGCCCACAGGGCCTGCTGGAGAAGAGCCCAGGGGCCCAGGAGCTGACCTGGGGAAAGTAACCTGACCAGGGCCTAATGGGCCAGTAGACCTTGGGAAGGCAGCAGGACTTGGGCCCTGCAAGCCACTGGCCCTTGGGAAGTTAGCTGGGTTGGGGCCTAGTGGCCCAGAGGTTCTTGGGAAAATTGCTGGACTTGAGCCCTGGAGGCCAGCAGACCTCTGGAAGGTAGCTGGATTTGAAGCCAATGTGCCAGAAGACTGAGAAAAGGCAGCTGGATTCAGCCCCCCTGAACCGGTCCCCCTTGGAAAGGGACTGGCATTTACTCCCATAGGCCCAGCTGGCCTTGAAAAATGAGCTGAATTAGGGCCTATGGGGCCAGGAGCTCTGGACATGGGAGATGGATTTGGCCCTGGAAGGCCAATTCCCCGAGAACCAGGACCCGAGTTGGGGCCCATGGGGCCAGGTACTCTTGCCATAGAGGATGGGCTTGTGCCCATGTTTCCAGAAGCCTGTGAGAAAGCAGCTGAATTTGCTCCTAATAGACCTGCTGCTCTTAAAATGGGGGCAAGATCTAGGCCTTGAGGTCCAGCCATCCTTAAGTTAAGACCAGATCCTGTGCCCAGGAGGCCACCTGCTCTGGTGTCCAGATTTGGGCCTGGTCCCAGGCCACCTGCCCTTGGGTTGGGCCCAAGGCCTGGGCCCAGGCTATTTGCTCTTGGGTTGGGCCCAAGGCCAGGGCCTGGAAACATACCTGATCTCGGGGCAGGGTTTGTACCAACGAAGCCTGATCTCAGATTGGGACTGGGTCCTGGTCCCAGGCCAACAGGCCTAGGATTAGGAGCACCATTCCCAGAAGGCAACAGGACACCTGCTCTCAGGTTGGGCCCAGATCCAGGGCCCATGGGGCCGCCACTTCTGGGGTCAGGACCTGTTCCCAGGAGACCACCTGCCCTTGGGTTGGACATAGGACCTGGCCCCGGGAGACCCCCTAACCTTGGATTAGACAGAGGCCCTGGGCCTGGTAGAGCCCCTGCCCTTGGGTTTAGAgatgggcctgggcctgggcctggaccTGGGCCCAAGAGGCCACCAGGCCTTGGGAAAGAAACTGCACCTGTGCCAGTGGGATTCATCCCTCTTGGAAAAGAAGCCATGCCTGGATCACGAGCACCAGCAGGGAAAGGTGCTGGATTTGAAGCCAATGAGCCTGATGAAGTTGGAAAAGGCGATGGGTTCCTTGGAAATGGGGCCAAATTTCCACCAAGAGAACCAGTTGCCATAAGGAAGGGATCAGAGTTCATGCCCAGCGGGTGACCTGTGTTTAGGACAGGACCCCCCTGTGGTCCCAAGGAACCGTCGAGTCGTCCTCGAGGTGGCAACTGAGCACGAGTCCAAGGAGTTGGCCGCTCTCTAGGGAAAATCCGGGGTTCTTTCATACTTTCTTGGGGACGTTGGTGATAATGGGCTTGGGGCGAGTTTTGAAAAGGATCTTGTTTTTGATGAGTGCTGTCACCAGGTACCGGGTGCCAGTCTTGCAGCCAAGCTCATCACAGTCCTGCTCCCCAGGAGTGTGTTTGACA from Panthera tigris isolate Pti1 chromosome E2, P.tigris_Pti1_mat1.1, whole genome shotgun sequence includes these protein-coding regions:
- the DERPC gene encoding decreased expression in renal and prostate cancer protein, which codes for MKEPRIFPRERPTPWTRAQLPPRGRLDGSLGPQGGPVLNTGHPLGMNSDPFLMATGSLGGNLAPFPRNPSPFPTSSGSLASNPAPFPAGARDPGMASFPRGMNPTGTGAVSFPRPGGLLGPGPGPGPGPSLNPRAGALPGPGPLSNPRLGGLPGPGPMSNPRAGGLLGTGPDPRSGGPMGPGSGPNLRAGVLLPSGNGAPNPRPVGLGPGPSPNLRSGFVGTNPAPRSGMFPGPGLGPNPRANSLGPGLGPNPRAGGLGPGPNLDTRAGGLLGTGSGLNLRMAGPQGLDLAPILRAAGLLGANSAAFSQASGNMGTSPSSMARVPGPMGPNSGPGSRGIGLPGPNPSPMSRAPGPIGPNSAHFSRPAGPMGVNASPFPRGTGSGGLNPAAFSQSSGTLASNPATFQRSAGLQGSSPAIFPRTSGPLGPNPANFPRASGLQGPSPAAFPRSTGPLGPGQVTFPRSAPGPLGSSPAGPVGINPAPFARPTGTLGLNPASFPRMNGPVSKTLVPFPRVGNLPGTNPAAFPRPGGPMAAMYPNGMLPP
- the HAS3 gene encoding LOW QUALITY PROTEIN: hyaluronan synthase 3 (The sequence of the model RefSeq protein was modified relative to this genomic sequence to represent the inferred CDS: deleted 1 base in 1 codon) gives rise to the protein MPVQLTTALRVVGTSLFALAVLGGILAAYVTGYQFIHTEKHYLSFGLYGAILGLHLLIQSLFAFLEHRRMRRAGRPLKLASPSRRSVALCIAAYQEDPDYLRKCLRSAQRIAFPDLKVVMVVDGNRQEDAYMLDIFHEVLGGTEQAGFFVWRSNFHEAGEGETEASLQEGMDRVRDVVRTSTFSCIMQKWGGKREVMYTAFKALGDSVDYIQVCDSDTVLDPACTIEMLRVLEEDPQVGGVGGDVQILNKYDSWISFLSSVRYWMAFNVERACQSYFGCVQCISGPLGMYRNSLLQQFLEDWYHQKFLGSKCSFGDDRHLTNRVLSLGYRTKYTARSKCLTETPTKYLRWLNQQTRWSKSYFREWLYNSLWFHKHHLWMTYESVVTGFFPFFLIATVIQLFYRGRIWNILLFLLTVQLVGIIKATYACFLRGNAEMIFMSLYSLLYMSSLLPAKIFAIATINKSGWGTSGRKTIVVNFIGLIPVSIWVAVLLGGLAYTAYCQDLFSETELAFLVSGAILYGCYWVALLMLYLAIIARRCGKKPEQYSLAYAEV